A single genomic interval of halophilic archaeon DL31 harbors:
- a CDS encoding blue (type 1) copper domain protein (PFAM: Blue (type 1) copper domain~KEGG: hbo:Hbor_10200 plastocyanin), with protein sequence MTNGPTRRAVLRRGGAALAALSATAGCVGGESTETEFDGPVVAVGPNGRNTFTPGTNEPLTIDAGTRVLFDWRSANHNIEVRNQPTDADWQGTEGTGTYHTDHTLEYTFEVPGEYYYVCTPHEGLGMAGELVVE encoded by the coding sequence ATGACCAACGGGCCGACGCGTCGTGCAGTACTGCGCCGGGGCGGTGCCGCACTCGCCGCACTCTCGGCGACGGCCGGCTGTGTCGGCGGCGAGTCCACGGAGACGGAGTTCGACGGGCCGGTTGTGGCTGTGGGCCCGAACGGGCGGAACACCTTCACGCCCGGGACGAACGAGCCGCTCACCATCGACGCCGGCACCCGGGTGCTGTTCGATTGGCGCTCGGCCAACCATAACATCGAGGTGCGCAACCAGCCTACGGACGCCGACTGGCAAGGGACCGAGGGTACTGGCACGTATCACACCGACCACACCCTCGAGTACACGTTCGAGGTGCCCGGCGAGTACTACTACGTTTGTACGCCCCACGAGGGGCTCGGGATGGCCGGAGAGCTGGTCGTCGAGTAG
- a CDS encoding DNA topoisomerase (PFAM: DNA topoisomerase, type IA, central; Toprim domain; DNA topoisomerase, type IA, zn finger~KEGG: hbo:Hbor_25370 DNA topoisomerase I~SMART: DNA topoisomerase, type IA, DNA-binding; DNA topoisomerase, type IA, domain 2; Toprim domain, subgroup), whose amino-acid sequence MELIVTEKDNAARRIADILSDGTADAERVNGVNVYGWGGKRVIGLSGHVVGVDFPPEYDDWRNVEPHELIDAPVDTQATQEGIVAALRRLAKDANRVIIATDYDREGELIGKEAFDLVRDVNETIPVERARFSSITDREVHNAFDNTGEIDFNLAAAGEARQIVDLVWGAALTRFLSLSAGQLGDDFISVGRVQGPTLKLLVDREREIQAFDSDDYWELYADLTGEEGAFEAQYFYLDDDGTEARRVWDEGAADVAFEALEAAETADVEEVSRRTRTDDPPAPFNTTQFIRAASALGYSAQRAMSMAEELYTAGYITYPRTDNTVYPEDLEPEELLDAFTETFFGESVEELLEQEEIEPTEGDEETTDHPPIHPTGEMPTDLDDDEWEVFELVVRRFFATCAPSATWEHLRVVAGIEGEASLPSGGDAGLSLKANGKRLLEEGYHSVYPYSSADETFVPDVSQGDALAVSEQRLEAKETQPPRRYGQSRLIETMESMGVGTKSTRHNTIEKLYDRNYVENDPPRPTQLAHAVVEAAEEFADLIVSEEMTAQLEADMRSIAEGEKGFDEVTEESRELLGRVFEDLRNSREEVGDHLRKSMKADKIIGPCPECGSDLLVRKSRYGSYFVGCDGYPDCEYTLPLPSTGKPLILDDVCEEHGLNEVKMLAGRKTFVHGCPLCKAEEADAEEDRVIGACPDCGETAASETPRDGSVHGSDAPVSQSEAQSASDDGEAADDEGGELAIKQLRSGSRLVGCTRYPDCEYSLPLPRRGEIEVTEEMCEEHDLPHLVVHSGDDEPWELGCPICNYREFQAREAGSELETVEGIGEKTAEKLESAGIENVEGLKDADPDDLAASVDGVGAGTVRDWQAKAD is encoded by the coding sequence ATGGAACTCATCGTCACCGAGAAAGACAACGCGGCCCGTCGCATTGCCGACATTCTCAGCGACGGCACCGCCGACGCCGAGCGGGTCAACGGCGTCAACGTCTACGGCTGGGGTGGTAAGCGGGTCATCGGCCTCTCGGGCCACGTCGTCGGCGTCGACTTCCCGCCGGAGTACGACGACTGGCGGAACGTCGAGCCCCACGAACTCATCGACGCCCCCGTTGACACCCAGGCCACTCAGGAGGGCATCGTCGCCGCGCTCCGCCGACTGGCCAAGGATGCCAACCGCGTGATTATCGCGACTGACTACGACCGCGAGGGCGAGCTCATCGGGAAGGAGGCGTTCGACCTCGTGCGTGACGTGAACGAAACCATCCCCGTCGAGCGCGCCCGGTTCTCCTCTATCACCGACCGAGAGGTGCACAACGCCTTCGACAACACCGGCGAAATCGACTTCAACCTCGCCGCGGCGGGCGAGGCCCGACAGATCGTGGATCTCGTCTGGGGCGCCGCACTGACCCGGTTCCTCTCACTCTCTGCGGGCCAGCTCGGCGACGACTTCATTTCTGTTGGGCGAGTGCAGGGCCCGACGCTGAAGCTGCTGGTCGACCGCGAACGGGAGATTCAGGCGTTCGACTCCGACGACTACTGGGAGCTCTACGCCGACCTCACGGGTGAGGAGGGCGCCTTCGAGGCCCAGTACTTCTACCTCGACGACGACGGTACCGAGGCACGCCGTGTCTGGGACGAAGGCGCCGCAGACGTTGCCTTTGAGGCGCTGGAGGCCGCCGAGACAGCCGACGTCGAGGAGGTCAGTCGCCGGACCCGGACCGACGATCCGCCCGCGCCGTTCAACACCACGCAGTTCATCCGCGCGGCCAGTGCGCTTGGCTACTCCGCCCAGCGCGCGATGAGCATGGCCGAAGAGCTCTACACCGCTGGCTACATCACCTACCCGCGGACGGACAACACCGTCTACCCCGAGGATTTGGAGCCGGAGGAACTGCTCGACGCGTTCACGGAGACGTTCTTCGGCGAGTCCGTTGAGGAGCTGCTCGAACAGGAGGAGATCGAGCCTACCGAGGGCGACGAGGAGACCACCGACCACCCGCCCATCCACCCGACGGGCGAAATGCCGACAGACCTAGACGACGACGAGTGGGAGGTGTTCGAGTTGGTGGTCCGGCGCTTCTTCGCCACCTGTGCGCCGTCGGCGACGTGGGAGCACCTGCGTGTGGTTGCGGGTATCGAGGGCGAGGCATCGCTCCCCTCCGGCGGCGACGCGGGGCTCTCGCTCAAGGCCAACGGCAAGCGGCTGCTGGAGGAGGGGTACCACTCAGTGTATCCGTACTCCTCGGCCGACGAGACGTTCGTGCCCGACGTGTCCCAGGGTGACGCGTTGGCTGTCAGCGAGCAGCGCCTCGAAGCCAAGGAGACCCAGCCCCCGCGGCGCTACGGCCAGTCACGGCTCATCGAGACGATGGAGTCCATGGGGGTGGGAACGAAATCGACACGGCATAACACCATCGAGAAGCTCTACGACCGCAACTACGTCGAGAACGATCCGCCCCGGCCCACCCAGTTGGCCCACGCGGTGGTCGAGGCCGCCGAGGAGTTCGCAGACCTCATCGTGAGCGAAGAGATGACCGCGCAGTTGGAGGCGGATATGCGTTCCATCGCCGAAGGCGAGAAGGGGTTCGACGAGGTGACCGAGGAGTCCCGCGAACTGCTGGGCCGGGTGTTCGAGGACCTCCGGAACTCCCGTGAGGAGGTCGGCGATCACCTGCGGAAGTCGATGAAGGCCGACAAGATCATCGGCCCGTGTCCGGAGTGTGGCTCGGACCTGTTGGTCAGAAAATCCCGCTACGGCAGCTACTTTGTCGGCTGTGACGGCTACCCCGACTGCGAGTACACGCTCCCGCTGCCCTCGACGGGCAAGCCGCTCATCCTCGACGACGTGTGTGAGGAGCACGGCCTGAACGAGGTGAAGATGCTCGCCGGGCGGAAGACGTTCGTCCACGGCTGCCCGCTCTGTAAGGCCGAGGAGGCCGATGCGGAGGAGGACCGGGTTATTGGGGCGTGTCCCGACTGTGGAGAAACCGCGGCGTCGGAGACGCCGCGAGACGGAAGCGTTCACGGGAGCGACGCTCCCGTGAGCCAATCAGAAGCGCAGAGCGCTTCTGATGATGGCGAAGCCGCCGATGACGAGGGTGGCGAGTTGGCCATCAAACAGCTCCGCTCGGGTTCCCGACTGGTAGGCTGTACGCGCTACCCCGACTGTGAGTACTCGCTGCCGCTGCCCCGCCGCGGGGAAATCGAGGTGACCGAGGAGATGTGCGAGGAGCACGACCTCCCGCATCTGGTCGTGCACAGCGGCGACGACGAGCCCTGGGAACTGGGCTGTCCCATCTGTAACTACCGGGAGTTCCAAGCCCGCGAAGCCGGGTCAGAGTTAGAGACCGTCGAAGGCATCGGTGAGAAGACCGCCGAGAAACTGGAGAGTGCGGGCATCGAGAACGTCGAGGGACTGAAAGACGCCGACCCAGACGACCTCGCTGCGAGCGTCGACGGGGTTGGTGCCGGAACGGTGCGGGACTGGCAGGCAAAAGCGGACTGA
- a CDS encoding peptidase S9 prolyl oligopeptidase active site domain protein (KEGG: nmg:Nmag_3662 peptidase S9 prolyl oligopeptidase active site domain protein) → MSYGVARYLSIDSTDTPSFTADGGLAFLADTTGTPQVWLLDGPSTSPKRLTAHDERVSFVDASPIREEFMFGMDEGSNERDQLYRYDLETGAEIAMTERPAAKHLWGGWGPDGDRFAFAANRRQGDTFDVYVQERESDEATLVWEGPGGFVSVAAWHPDGDALILQEAHSSSDQLLYWLDIPSGDIEPISDPAEEARYSHVTFGPAGGLYAVTDYERETTYIGCIGVDGIAAAPDAPGGESGEVEVVKRGRTKWNVDSLHLDDDTGRIVYTWNVDGYTDLHIGTLAADGTGVLDAVSPDLPEGVVADVTLSPDAEQVAVTFSADDHPHSLYVVDAETGGTERWTDAGTLGIPEETFLRSETIRYETFDGREIPAYWTLPPGYKSRRDSDATGEQSDPRAVDTDGSDGEVPVLVDIHGGPEHQRRPWFYPTKQYFLNQGYAVLEPNVRGSSGYGKEYTHLDDREKRLDSVKDIKYATEWLADQPAADTDSLVAYGRSYGGFMVLAAITEYPDLWAAAVDFVGIADFQTFLENTGEWRRSHRAAEYGSLDDSALLERISPIHKVDHIECPLFIQHGANDPRVPVSEAEQIADAVEARGIPVETCIFEDEGHHTTDRENLIEEFERISAFLEEHV, encoded by the coding sequence ATGAGCTACGGCGTCGCGCGCTACCTGAGTATCGACAGCACGGACACCCCCTCCTTCACCGCCGACGGGGGCCTCGCCTTCCTCGCCGACACCACCGGCACGCCCCAAGTCTGGCTCCTCGACGGGCCATCCACCTCCCCGAAGCGCCTCACCGCCCACGACGAGCGCGTTTCGTTCGTCGACGCCTCGCCCATCCGCGAGGAGTTCATGTTCGGGATGGACGAGGGGAGTAACGAGCGGGACCAGCTCTATCGCTACGATCTCGAAACGGGTGCGGAGATCGCGATGACCGAGCGCCCGGCCGCGAAACACCTCTGGGGCGGCTGGGGCCCCGACGGCGACCGCTTTGCCTTCGCCGCCAACCGCCGGCAGGGCGACACCTTCGACGTGTACGTCCAGGAGCGCGAGAGCGACGAGGCGACGCTCGTTTGGGAAGGGCCGGGCGGCTTCGTCTCCGTCGCCGCGTGGCACCCCGACGGCGACGCCCTCATCCTGCAGGAGGCACACTCTAGTTCCGACCAACTGCTCTACTGGCTAGACATCCCTTCCGGCGATATCGAGCCCATCAGCGACCCCGCCGAAGAGGCGCGCTACAGCCACGTCACCTTCGGCCCGGCTGGTGGCCTCTACGCCGTCACGGACTACGAGCGCGAGACGACCTACATCGGCTGCATCGGCGTCGACGGCATCGCTGCAGCCCCCGACGCACCAGGAGGTGAGAGTGGCGAGGTGGAGGTCGTCAAGCGCGGTAGGACGAAGTGGAACGTCGACTCCCTGCACCTCGACGACGACACCGGTCGAATCGTCTACACCTGGAACGTCGATGGCTACACCGACCTCCACATCGGGACGCTGGCTGCGGATGGGACTGGTGTTCTCGACGCCGTCAGCCCGGATCTTCCGGAGGGTGTCGTCGCAGACGTGACACTCTCGCCGGACGCCGAGCAGGTAGCCGTGACGTTCAGCGCCGACGACCACCCGCACTCGCTCTACGTTGTCGACGCCGAGACCGGCGGCACCGAGCGCTGGACCGACGCGGGCACACTGGGTATCCCCGAGGAGACCTTCCTGCGCTCGGAGACCATCCGCTACGAAACGTTCGACGGGCGCGAGATTCCGGCCTACTGGACGCTCCCGCCGGGCTACAAATCGCGACGCGACTCGGATGCGACCGGGGAGCAAAGCGACCCGCGAGCCGTCGACACCGACGGCAGCGACGGGGAGGTGCCCGTACTGGTGGATATTCACGGCGGTCCCGAACACCAGCGCCGGCCGTGGTTCTACCCGACCAAGCAGTACTTCCTGAACCAGGGCTACGCCGTGCTGGAGCCGAACGTCCGTGGCTCCTCAGGCTACGGGAAGGAGTACACCCACCTCGACGACCGGGAGAAACGCCTCGACTCGGTGAAAGACATCAAATACGCAACTGAGTGGCTCGCAGACCAGCCCGCGGCAGATACAGACAGTCTCGTTGCTTATGGCCGCTCCTACGGCGGGTTCATGGTGCTCGCCGCGATTACCGAATACCCCGACCTCTGGGCCGCGGCAGTGGATTTTGTCGGTATCGCGGATTTCCAAACGTTCCTCGAGAACACCGGAGAGTGGCGCCGCTCACACCGCGCCGCGGAGTACGGCAGCCTCGACGACTCGGCGCTACTCGAGCGTATCTCACCCATCCACAAGGTCGACCACATCGAGTGCCCGCTGTTCATCCAGCACGGCGCAAACGACCCGCGGGTGCCCGTGAGCGAGGCCGAACAGATCGCCGACGCCGTCGAGGCCCGCGGCATTCCTGTCGAGACCTGCATCTTCGAGGACGAGGGGCACCACACGACCGACCGGGAGAACCTCATCGAGGAGTTCGAGCGCATCTCGGCGTTCCTCGAGGAGCACGTCTGA
- a CDS encoding MATE efflux family protein (KEGG: hbo:Hbor_25360 efflux protein, mate family~TIGRFAM: Multi antimicrobial extrusion protein MatE~PFAM: Multi antimicrobial extrusion protein MatE): protein MSDDARVDMTTGAITPKLFALSWPLVLGNIVQTLYNLADMFWVGRVNAEAVAAVSLMFPTSWMFVSVAMGITAAAVALVSQYVGADKQREADHAVAQTVLLTVGVGLALATLGYLIREPLVTLIGARGAVYDYSLDYLEPILAAIPFTFLFFAFRAVLRAAGDVRTAMWLVLISAGLNVVLDPILILGWGPAPELGVQGAGIATLISRIAVALVGLYVLLDGGWGVKLRIPDLKPDKSVLTELVTIGAPGTGDGLARSFAAVFFAALVARFGPVATAAYGIGIRLMSVSWTVSGAVGQATATGVGQNLGADRPERAEEVTWKAMVATMLFLFAAGGLAFAFPDEAIAIFVDDARVVAAGVDLLRILAPFWAFLGGLMVIQGGFRGAGQTKQAMALSLASRWLFRIPPAWLLGYYLAWDANGLWWAMSFSGVLTFVIGVFWFRLGRWQEGVVDRDAPSPKAAAGED, encoded by the coding sequence GTGAGCGACGACGCGCGTGTCGACATGACGACCGGGGCCATCACCCCGAAACTGTTCGCCCTCTCGTGGCCACTCGTGCTGGGCAACATCGTCCAGACGCTCTACAATCTTGCCGACATGTTCTGGGTGGGGCGTGTCAACGCGGAGGCGGTCGCGGCCGTCTCGCTGATGTTCCCCACCTCGTGGATGTTCGTCTCGGTGGCGATGGGGATCACCGCCGCGGCGGTCGCACTGGTCTCGCAGTACGTCGGCGCCGACAAACAGCGCGAGGCCGACCACGCCGTCGCCCAGACGGTCCTCCTGACCGTCGGCGTCGGTCTCGCACTCGCCACGCTCGGCTATCTGATTCGCGAGCCGCTAGTGACGCTCATCGGTGCCCGGGGCGCGGTCTATGACTACTCTCTCGACTATCTCGAACCGATTCTCGCGGCGATTCCGTTCACCTTCCTCTTTTTCGCCTTCCGAGCAGTGCTGCGGGCGGCCGGCGACGTGCGGACGGCGATGTGGCTGGTGCTCATCTCCGCCGGGCTGAACGTCGTGCTCGACCCTATCCTCATCCTGGGCTGGGGGCCGGCACCAGAGCTGGGCGTGCAGGGGGCGGGGATTGCGACGCTCATCTCCCGCATCGCCGTCGCGCTCGTTGGGCTGTACGTCCTGCTCGACGGCGGGTGGGGCGTGAAGCTCCGGATTCCCGATTTGAAACCCGACAAATCCGTCCTGACCGAACTGGTCACAATCGGCGCGCCCGGCACGGGTGACGGGCTGGCGCGTTCGTTCGCGGCGGTCTTTTTCGCCGCGCTAGTCGCTCGGTTCGGCCCGGTGGCGACCGCCGCCTACGGCATCGGCATTCGGCTGATGTCCGTTTCGTGGACCGTCTCTGGCGCGGTGGGCCAGGCCACCGCGACGGGCGTCGGCCAGAACCTCGGTGCCGACCGCCCTGAGCGGGCCGAGGAGGTGACGTGGAAGGCGATGGTCGCAACGATGCTGTTCCTGTTCGCAGCGGGCGGGCTGGCGTTCGCGTTCCCGGACGAAGCAATCGCCATCTTCGTCGACGACGCCCGGGTCGTCGCTGCCGGGGTGGACCTCCTGCGCATCCTCGCGCCGTTTTGGGCGTTCCTCGGCGGGCTGATGGTGATTCAGGGCGGCTTCCGCGGCGCCGGCCAGACCAAACAGGCGATGGCGCTCTCGCTGGCCTCGCGCTGGCTGTTCCGCATCCCGCCCGCGTGGCTGCTTGGGTACTACCTGGCGTGGGACGCCAATGGGCTCTGGTGGGCGATGTCGTTCTCGGGCGTGCTGACGTTCGTCATCGGCGTGTTCTGGTTCCGGCTGGGCCGCTGGCAGGAGGGCGTGGTGGACCGGGACGCGCCGTCGCCGAAGGCTGCTGCGGGCGAGGACTGA
- a CDS encoding Creatininase (PFAM: Creatininase~KEGG: hvo:HVO_B0121 probable amidase) → MPETDDDLMTMTREDADAAFADAALLGTGSVEQHSIHLPVSVDTLRAEHLTEELVDATADHEFQFVRLPTLPYGESEHHMNFGGTITLSPDTYEDVVVDIGKSLSRHGVERLVIVNCHGGNTDPLSLAADRILREHGVATHIVHWTNYARDRLEELFGDEWSHAGDHETSVIEHYRPDLVKQEKKAPQTTKPKPETRSYAYFEELTEQGGLGDPTNSDPEAMADVIEEATENILDALREDIDAGW, encoded by the coding sequence ATGCCAGAAACCGACGACGACCTGATGACGATGACCCGGGAGGACGCCGACGCGGCGTTCGCCGACGCCGCACTCCTGGGGACTGGGTCTGTCGAGCAGCACTCGATCCATCTCCCCGTCTCCGTCGACACGCTGCGCGCCGAGCACCTGACTGAGGAACTGGTCGACGCGACGGCCGACCACGAGTTCCAGTTCGTTCGGCTTCCGACGCTCCCCTACGGCGAATCCGAGCACCACATGAACTTCGGCGGGACCATTACACTCTCGCCGGATACCTACGAGGACGTCGTCGTCGACATCGGCAAGAGCCTCTCACGACACGGGGTCGAACGACTCGTCATCGTCAACTGCCACGGTGGGAACACCGACCCGCTCTCGCTGGCCGCAGACCGCATCCTCCGCGAACACGGCGTCGCCACCCACATCGTCCACTGGACGAACTACGCCCGCGACCGTCTCGAGGAGCTCTTCGGCGACGAGTGGAGCCACGCCGGCGACCACGAAACCAGCGTCATCGAACACTACCGCCCGGACCTGGTCAAACAGGAGAAGAAAGCGCCCCAGACCACGAAGCCAAAGCCCGAGACGCGGTCCTACGCCTACTTCGAGGAACTCACCGAACAGGGCGGGCTGGGTGACCCGACCAACTCCGACCCCGAGGCGATGGCTGACGTGATCGAGGAAGCGACCGAAAACATCCTCGATGCGCTTCGCGAGGATATCGACGCCGGCTGGTAG
- a CDS encoding hypothetical protein (KEGG: hma:pNG2005 hypothetical protein) gives MPIGIDRFEDEPGETLDIAEGSQPHRILRFLAEHNEQAFTQTEIHEATGIKRGSVGAVLSRLEDRGLVRHRGRYWAIGEDDRLASYAAQQGSSSASTTDDYYGEE, from the coding sequence ATGCCGATTGGTATCGACCGCTTCGAGGACGAACCCGGGGAGACGCTCGACATCGCGGAGGGCTCCCAGCCCCACCGAATCCTGCGGTTCCTCGCCGAGCACAACGAGCAGGCGTTCACGCAAACCGAGATTCACGAAGCGACGGGCATCAAGCGCGGCAGCGTCGGTGCTGTGCTCTCCCGGCTGGAGGACCGTGGACTGGTCCGCCATCGCGGGCGCTACTGGGCCATCGGTGAGGACGACCGGCTCGCCTCCTACGCGGCCCAGCAGGGGTCCAGTTCGGCGTCGACGACAGACGACTACTACGGTGAGGAATGA
- a CDS encoding hypothetical protein (KEGG: hma:pNG2004 hypothetical protein) has translation MNPARGAVVKGPDLFADHSYRPYACLSDESHPFSDEEALYVAVTATERLVAIRLGGDEFERGGLPRESYANPWTVVSIRHADIAETEGVLTEETTERIADAAAGYLGVE, from the coding sequence ATGAATCCGGCGCGCGGAGCCGTCGTGAAAGGGCCCGATCTGTTCGCGGACCACAGCTACCGCCCGTACGCCTGCCTGAGCGACGAGAGCCACCCCTTTTCAGACGAGGAAGCCCTCTACGTAGCGGTCACCGCTACCGAGCGTTTGGTCGCGATCCGGCTCGGCGGCGACGAGTTCGAGCGCGGCGGGCTCCCGCGTGAGAGCTACGCCAACCCGTGGACCGTCGTCTCGATCCGCCATGCGGACATTGCCGAGACGGAGGGCGTTCTCACCGAAGAAACGACGGAACGGATCGCCGACGCGGCAGCCGGCTATCTCGGCGTCGAGTAA